The Candidatus Nomurabacteria bacterium genomic sequence TAGGGATTGGATCATTTTCAGTTAGATATTCTGATGGTAGGGTGGGGTTTGAGAATTTTCAGCAGATCGAGGATGAAGTGATCGATGATTTGGTGGTGATCCAACGTCTAGATGGACATGGAAGATCTACCTATACACTATTCAAAGAGATTCAGAATAGTATGGGTGAAAATAGTTCGATTGTAAGATTTAAGGTTGTTGTCAGAGGGTTTACTAGGTATCGTATCGGTAATGTATGTAGATTGCCAAAGAAGGTGTTTATTCGCGGGGATCAGGTAGATCCAAACAGGCAGAGAGAGATCGGTAGATATCTGAGATCGAAGGATATACAAGGTACTGTGTACTCAGATCGAATAGAGTGCTTAGAAACAGAACAAACGGTTTGGATAGATGTACTTAGATGGATAAATGTTCTGAAAAGAGCGATAGAGAGTGAGATCTACCTTGGGGTAAGCGAACCGAAAGCAACTCTGCTACTTGGGATGATATTTGGAGATGAGAGAGAGTATCAGGATGAGTTAAATGAAGGCATACGTCTTTTAGGTTTGTCACATGTGGTAGCAGCTTCCGGCTCAAATGTCAGCTATATCGAGAACTCAGTAGAAAAGTTTTTAGGTAAGTTGGTTCCGGCTAAAGCACGGTATATCATCAAGATCCTTGCCCTATGTATATTTGCAATGATAGCAGGATTGTCTGGATCTGTTCTTCGTGCTGTTTCAACAAGATGTGTGAAGATCGTAGCTCAAATAGTGGGACGTAGAGTAGGTGATGTTCGAGCTTTGGTCATTGCTTCTAGTATCCTTCTCGTGTGGAAACCAAATCTTGTAGATGATGTGGGATTCCAGCTTTCTGTAGTTGCAGTATTGGGGTTGGCAGTAGGGGGAGACCTGTATGAGATCGTTAGTAAAAGTATGCGGTCGGGTTTGGTACAGCGGGGTGTTGATATGCTTGGTGGGTCGGTGTTGCCTAGTTTTATCTGTACAGTGTTTACGATACCGGTGACATATTTCCGCTTTGGGGCCGGTTCGCTTATGACAATCATTCCGAACGTACTGATCCTCCCGTTGTTAGATGAGATCTTTACTATCGGGATAATTGCCACGATATTCTCCACGATTTGGGGTGGATCAATATCTGGGTATTTATGGAATACTTTAGACTTGCTACTTTCAATATTTGTCGAATTTGTAGAAGTAGGAGCAGATCTATTTGTAGACCATGGTTTAGGTTCGGCTAGCTCTTCTATCATATGGTTCTGCTCGATCAGTATCATATTTATAGTTTGTACAAGGTATTCAAGTTCTAGAAGCTATTATTTATCGGGGTTGGCAAAATGAGGTGGTTTGTTTTGACCCTTTTGATCTACTCGATCGTTCTCACAGATACGGTAGATCCGGTAGATTCGGGAATCACATTTTTAAATGTCGGTGTGGGAGATGCGACTATTGTTCGAGTAGATGAGAAGGTCATCTTTATCGACGCAGGTCCTTCAGATTCGATTTTGTACAATATTGATAATCTTCCTAAGAAGATCGATCTACTAGTGATCACTCATCAACATGAGGATCATATATCTGGTGCTAGA encodes the following:
- a CDS encoding ComEC/Rec2 family competence protein — its product is MRSEKRGILVRITSPFGGIFRYLREDILIFACLMGIVICTATYFDVVGMGSAVALSLFTTVVGYLVYDGNRSYGVLVILVLHIFMIVGIGSFSVRYSDGRVGFENFQQIEDEVIDDLVVIQRLDGHGRSTYTLFKEIQNSMGENSSIVRFKVVVRGFTRYRIGNVCRLPKKVFIRGDQVDPNRQREIGRYLRSKDIQGTVYSDRIECLETEQTVWIDVLRWINVLKRAIESEIYLGVSEPKATLLLGMIFGDEREYQDELNEGIRLLGLSHVVAASGSNVSYIENSVEKFLGKLVPAKARYIIKILALCIFAMIAGLSGSVLRAVSTRCVKIVAQIVGRRVGDVRALVIASSILLVWKPNLVDDVGFQLSVVAVLGLAVGGDLYEIVSKSMRSGLVQRGVDMLGGSVLPSFICTVFTIPVTYFRFGAGSLMTIIPNVLILPLLDEIFTIGIIATIFSTIWGGSISGYLWNTLDLLLSIFVEFVEVGADLFVDHGLGSASSSIIWFCSISIIFIVCTRYSSSRSYYLSGLAK
- a CDS encoding MBL fold metallo-hydrolase yields the protein MRWFVLTLLIYSIVLTDTVDPVDSGITFLNVGVGDATIVRVDEKVIFIDAGPSDSILYNIDNLPKKIDLLVITHQHEDHISGARYLLERFDVREVIMPRLCDVDPIDVLYPSGAETRKTAITLLDNNDLIEYQYPL